Proteins encoded by one window of Gordonia jinghuaiqii:
- a CDS encoding AAA domain-containing protein, with product MQDDARETLRDQVTRLMSFLRDLVRSRSGDVRDIDDHPGSVWVGPSTPVSVRPNAAPGQVVLEIAPPDPDSGPSDSAGPASDSDAYADLARLIDELTSNPESLELVVANALVTVRDEAGADVEPLVREHLLTQAVVADRDESGTIRLSLGVGSAPTMHDTHLLASVDGLDLAGAVKVRTKLSEQASVLSNTVTDLIGEWLDAIDIDTGRATLTLDMRPAVVLRRRGVDTSLAFYDAIIDDLRDETSPVPIGLAQLVAPIESDARLDALDAPGVLAPDALTSDALFPLPSNVEQRDVLARLGVDSGVVVEGPPGTGKTHTIANVTSALLAKGQRVLVVSEKAHALHVLRDMLPPPLRDLAVSIADVSQDRSEGVVAAVAALAERKSAFSPGVADAEIADLTARRDHALRRRDEVLRELWDLRAEETEVHEWIAGDYRGTPAQVVRQVLADADRFDWMPGPLQGSVPPLDSGEFVRLVELLGVTGGSAARLSQRFPDLDDHLPEPGALDAICARIAARPHEPMTGAGSLLSVLDGVDSARLLRVKDICDQLAVASAEVSSYPAPMVDMADRLLAGRATHLWSRVTTLSPVIAEAARRDRDLGAHAVVVDGHRPGDAALFDAAADFLRGGGQWRGRLRRSAEQRAVEESPVRATVDGRVPADEASLRRVADHLTVLDAVQQVHRILADLHVPVDASGSRSAQLDHLVRLDTQLSWISRLVTGRDHLVRELESISPGGPRPRSVAEVAQIARQARSIAAANDAVLAEQELADFAYRLSAELERGPSPEGDALVAALAAADADAIRSARRAFVTAGADAAAQNALDLLGLRLRSRAPELAKLLWSTPDDPAWVDRARDMGAAWAWRFAHSWVQDRSDPLSESRLQAALDALEVDIAQLTTRLASAQAWRALSARTSAGEMQALQSYRDHMINLGKGSGKHANRFRRAAREAMHEAQNAIPAWIMSINQVAETLPPRRNSFDVVIVDEASQADITSSFLLWLAPRVIVVGDDKQCAPVGLSGTTLDDAFAELDAALPDLPTYLRDGLTPRSSLFSLLRSRFGNVVALREHFRSMPEIIGFSSQQFYGTSPLIPVRQYGSDRLEPLRAVAVDGEAIGTGGAVTNEAEVTAILSALRDCLDDPAYDGMDFGVIALQGTRQVEALERTLRAEIDAETWRERRIRVGSPPDFQGDERHVMFLSMVVSDPAAISALTRAESQRRFNVAATRAMDQLWLFHSVDPDELRRNDLRYSLLSYVIANEGPVISPMPTDVPDDRRVEPFDSLLEQQVFNRLAALGYHVSPKVVVNNRVVDLVVLGADARMAVECDADRFPGTGRQARSDLERERELRRCGWEFVRVRESEFEFDRDGVIDSVAAALDARGCKPGSLAAAGAGSTQSESFRSLGDVPVWTPIDLTAGE from the coding sequence ATGCAGGATGACGCTCGCGAGACCCTGCGCGATCAGGTCACCCGACTGATGTCGTTCCTGCGGGATCTCGTCCGATCCCGCTCCGGCGACGTCCGCGACATCGACGATCATCCCGGCTCTGTCTGGGTCGGGCCGTCGACGCCGGTGTCGGTCCGTCCGAATGCCGCGCCCGGGCAGGTGGTTCTCGAAATCGCCCCGCCGGATCCCGACTCCGGCCCCTCCGACTCTGCTGGTCCGGCATCGGACTCCGATGCGTACGCCGACCTCGCCCGGCTCATCGACGAGCTGACGAGCAATCCCGAGAGCCTCGAGCTCGTCGTGGCCAACGCCCTCGTCACGGTGCGTGACGAGGCGGGCGCCGACGTCGAACCGCTGGTACGCGAGCACCTGCTCACACAGGCTGTCGTGGCCGATCGCGACGAGTCCGGCACCATTCGTCTGTCGCTCGGCGTGGGCTCGGCCCCGACGATGCACGACACCCACCTGCTGGCCTCGGTCGACGGTCTCGACCTCGCCGGCGCGGTGAAGGTCCGGACCAAGCTGTCCGAGCAGGCGTCGGTGCTGTCGAACACGGTCACCGATCTGATCGGAGAGTGGCTCGACGCCATCGACATCGACACCGGGCGGGCCACTCTCACGCTCGACATGCGACCGGCCGTCGTCCTCCGGCGACGCGGCGTCGACACCTCTCTCGCCTTCTACGACGCGATCATCGACGACCTGCGGGACGAGACCTCGCCGGTCCCGATCGGACTCGCCCAGCTTGTCGCGCCGATCGAGTCGGACGCCCGGCTGGACGCCCTCGACGCCCCGGGGGTCCTGGCCCCCGACGCCCTGACATCCGACGCGCTGTTCCCGCTGCCGTCGAACGTCGAACAGCGTGACGTCCTGGCCCGGCTCGGCGTCGACAGCGGTGTCGTCGTGGAAGGCCCTCCCGGTACCGGCAAGACCCACACCATCGCCAATGTGACCTCCGCGCTCCTGGCCAAGGGGCAACGCGTGCTGGTGGTCAGCGAGAAGGCGCACGCACTCCACGTGCTGCGGGACATGCTGCCGCCGCCGCTCCGTGACCTCGCGGTGTCGATCGCGGACGTATCGCAGGACCGGTCCGAGGGGGTGGTGGCGGCGGTCGCGGCCCTGGCCGAACGAAAGTCGGCGTTCTCACCCGGCGTCGCCGACGCCGAGATCGCCGATCTGACCGCTCGTCGCGACCACGCGCTGCGACGACGCGACGAGGTGCTCCGTGAGCTCTGGGACCTGAGAGCGGAGGAGACCGAGGTCCACGAATGGATCGCCGGCGACTATCGGGGGACGCCCGCGCAGGTCGTGCGGCAGGTGCTGGCCGATGCCGACCGCTTCGACTGGATGCCGGGGCCGTTGCAGGGCTCGGTGCCGCCGCTGGACTCGGGCGAGTTCGTCCGGCTCGTCGAACTACTCGGCGTCACCGGTGGTTCCGCCGCACGTCTGTCGCAGCGCTTCCCTGATCTCGACGACCATCTGCCCGAACCGGGCGCGTTGGATGCGATCTGTGCCCGCATCGCCGCACGTCCGCACGAGCCGATGACCGGCGCCGGGTCGCTGTTGTCGGTCCTCGACGGGGTGGACAGTGCCCGGCTCCTGCGTGTCAAGGACATCTGCGACCAGCTCGCCGTGGCCTCGGCCGAGGTGTCGTCGTATCCGGCTCCGATGGTGGACATGGCCGATCGGCTGCTCGCAGGCCGCGCGACGCACCTGTGGTCGCGGGTGACGACGTTGTCCCCGGTGATCGCCGAAGCCGCGCGCCGTGACCGTGATCTGGGCGCCCACGCGGTCGTCGTCGACGGCCACCGGCCCGGGGATGCCGCACTGTTCGACGCCGCAGCCGACTTCCTGCGCGGCGGCGGTCAATGGCGGGGTCGCCTGCGACGGTCGGCCGAGCAGCGGGCGGTGGAGGAGTCGCCCGTGCGGGCGACCGTCGACGGTCGGGTTCCCGCCGACGAGGCTTCGCTGCGCCGGGTCGCCGATCATCTCACCGTTCTCGATGCGGTCCAGCAGGTCCACCGCATCCTCGCCGACCTGCACGTCCCGGTCGACGCGTCGGGCTCTCGCTCGGCCCAGCTCGATCACCTCGTTCGGCTCGACACCCAGCTGTCGTGGATCTCCCGGCTCGTCACCGGTCGTGACCACCTCGTGCGCGAACTCGAGTCCATCAGCCCCGGGGGACCGCGCCCGCGCAGCGTCGCCGAGGTGGCCCAGATCGCACGTCAGGCGCGATCCATCGCCGCCGCCAACGACGCCGTGCTCGCCGAACAGGAACTCGCGGACTTCGCATACCGGTTGTCCGCCGAACTGGAGAGGGGGCCGTCGCCGGAGGGGGACGCGCTGGTGGCGGCGCTCGCCGCTGCCGACGCCGACGCGATCCGCAGCGCCCGTCGGGCCTTCGTGACGGCCGGTGCTGATGCCGCGGCGCAGAATGCACTGGACCTACTCGGCCTCCGGTTACGCAGCCGTGCACCAGAATTGGCCAAGCTGCTGTGGTCGACGCCCGACGACCCGGCCTGGGTGGATCGGGCCCGCGACATGGGGGCGGCCTGGGCCTGGCGGTTCGCGCACTCCTGGGTGCAGGATCGCAGTGATCCGCTGTCGGAGTCGCGACTGCAGGCCGCACTCGATGCGCTCGAGGTCGACATCGCCCAGCTGACCACGCGCCTGGCCTCCGCGCAGGCCTGGCGGGCGTTGTCGGCCCGCACCTCCGCCGGTGAGATGCAGGCCTTGCAGTCCTATCGCGACCACATGATCAATCTGGGCAAGGGGTCGGGGAAGCACGCCAACCGTTTCCGCCGGGCCGCGCGTGAGGCGATGCACGAGGCGCAGAACGCCATCCCGGCATGGATCATGTCGATCAACCAGGTGGCCGAGACACTACCGCCACGGCGTAACTCCTTCGACGTCGTCATCGTCGACGAGGCGTCGCAGGCCGACATCACCAGCTCGTTCCTGCTGTGGCTGGCGCCGCGGGTCATCGTCGTCGGTGACGACAAGCAGTGTGCGCCCGTCGGTCTGAGCGGCACCACCCTCGACGACGCCTTCGCCGAACTCGACGCCGCGTTGCCAGACCTGCCGACCTACCTGCGTGACGGGCTCACCCCCCGCTCGAGCCTGTTCTCCTTGCTGCGCAGCCGATTCGGGAATGTCGTCGCGCTGCGTGAACACTTCCGCTCGATGCCGGAGATCATCGGATTCTCCTCGCAACAGTTCTACGGGACCTCGCCGCTGATCCCGGTGCGGCAGTACGGCTCCGACCGGCTCGAGCCGTTACGGGCCGTCGCGGTCGACGGTGAGGCGATCGGTACCGGCGGCGCCGTCACCAATGAGGCCGAGGTGACCGCGATCCTCTCCGCGCTGCGGGACTGTCTCGACGATCCCGCCTACGACGGCATGGATTTCGGGGTCATCGCACTTCAGGGGACCAGGCAGGTCGAAGCGCTCGAGCGCACGCTCCGGGCCGAGATCGACGCCGAGACCTGGCGTGAACGTCGCATCCGGGTGGGTTCGCCGCCGGACTTCCAGGGCGACGAACGGCACGTGATGTTCCTGTCGATGGTCGTGTCCGATCCCGCGGCGATCTCGGCACTCACCCGCGCCGAATCCCAGCGGCGGTTCAACGTGGCCGCCACACGGGCGATGGACCAGTTGTGGCTGTTCCATTCGGTCGATCCGGATGAGCTGCGCCGCAACGACCTTCGCTATTCGTTGTTGTCCTACGTGATCGCCAACGAGGGTCCGGTGATCAGTCCGATGCCGACCGACGTCCCCGACGATCGGCGGGTGGAACCGTTCGACAGTCTCCTCGAGCAGCAGGTCTTCAATCGACTCGCGGCGCTGGGATACCACGTCTCGCCCAAGGTCGTCGTCAACAACCGTGTCGTCGACCTCGTCGTGCTCGGGGCGGACGCGCGCATGGCCGTCGAATGCGATGCCGACCGGTTCCCGGGGACCGGCCGGCAGGCACGTTCGGATCTGGAGCGCGAGCGCGAATTGCGCCGCTGCGGATGGGAATTCGTCCGCGTCCGGGAGTCGGAGTTCGAGTTCGACCGCGACGGTGTCATCGACTCCGTCGCCGCGGCCCTCGACGCGCGCGGGTGCAAGCCGGGTTCGCTCGCGGCGGCCGGGGCAGGCTCGACACAATCGGAGTCGTTCCGATCGCTCGGCGATGTCCCAGTCTGGACACCGATCGACCTCACCGCGGGGGAATGA
- a CDS encoding SIR2 family NAD-dependent protein deacylase — protein sequence MTQSRPRPGSQPEPAPPEIPAAVVELIRDAEWITVFSGAGMSAESGIATFRDAQTGLWEKFDPSELATPEAWDRDPSLVWGWYRWRAREVLGARPNAGHRALADLGASRTVMVVTQNVDDLHERAGSDVVSHLHGSLFAPRCSVCGTPYDGPGATPLPDEATTDEPGENAEPRIAPPACPRCGGAVRPGIVWFGEALPEDEWRRADEAFRACEVVIVVGTSGIVYPAASLPERAVRAGIPVIEFNPAPSALSDIATHSLRMSAAVGLAALVDALG from the coding sequence ATGACCCAGTCCCGGCCCCGGCCCGGGTCCCAGCCCGAGCCCGCCCCGCCCGAGATCCCCGCAGCAGTGGTGGAGCTGATCCGCGACGCCGAATGGATCACGGTGTTCAGCGGTGCCGGGATGTCGGCGGAAAGTGGGATCGCGACCTTTCGCGACGCCCAGACCGGACTGTGGGAGAAATTCGACCCGTCCGAGCTGGCCACCCCGGAGGCATGGGATCGCGACCCGTCACTCGTGTGGGGGTGGTACCGATGGCGCGCCCGCGAGGTGCTCGGCGCCCGGCCCAACGCCGGGCATCGCGCCCTGGCCGACCTCGGCGCCTCACGCACGGTCATGGTGGTGACCCAGAACGTCGACGACCTCCACGAGCGGGCCGGTAGCGATGTCGTGAGCCACCTGCACGGAAGCCTGTTCGCACCGAGGTGCTCGGTGTGCGGGACCCCTTACGACGGCCCCGGCGCAACTCCCCTGCCCGACGAGGCGACCACCGACGAGCCCGGCGAGAACGCCGAACCCCGGATCGCGCCGCCGGCCTGCCCGCGCTGCGGTGGCGCCGTGCGCCCCGGCATCGTGTGGTTCGGCGAAGCACTGCCCGAGGATGAGTGGCGACGCGCCGACGAGGCGTTCCGCGCCTGCGAGGTGGTGATCGTCGTCGGCACCAGCGGCATCGTCTATCCCGCCGCCTCCCTGCCCGAACGTGCTGTGCGCGCGGGCATCCCGGTCATCGAGTTCAATCCCGCGCCGTCGGCGCTGTCCGACATCGCCACCCACAGCCTGCGGATGTCGGCCGCGGTCGGCCTCGCCGCGCTCGTCGACGCCCTCGGCTGA
- a CDS encoding HIT family protein, with protein MSSCIFCAIVDGTAPGRVVYSDDAVLGFLDIRPVTRGHTLLVPRIHSTGLDDLDPAVGASLFRAGQRLAAAMKSGPIAADGVNLALNDGRAAFQTVFHTHLHVVPRHDGDKLSFAKGFLIRRDPNPDETAALVRASLEAAG; from the coding sequence ATGAGCAGTTGCATCTTCTGCGCCATCGTCGATGGCACCGCACCGGGCCGTGTCGTCTATTCCGACGACGCCGTTCTCGGCTTCCTCGACATCCGTCCCGTGACACGCGGCCACACGCTCCTGGTCCCTCGGATCCACTCGACCGGCCTCGACGATCTCGACCCGGCCGTCGGCGCCTCGCTGTTCCGCGCCGGGCAGCGTCTGGCGGCGGCCATGAAGTCCGGACCGATCGCCGCCGACGGCGTCAATCTCGCGCTCAACGACGGCCGTGCGGCCTTCCAGACCGTGTTCCACACCCATCTCCACGTCGTGCCCCGCCACGACGGCGACAAGCTCAGCTTCGCCAAGGGGTTCCTCATCCGCCGCGACCCGAATCCCGACGAGACCGCGGCGCTCGTCCGGGCCTCCCTCGAGGCGGCCGGATGA